In Nocardioides sp. zg-1228, a single window of DNA contains:
- the selA gene encoding L-seryl-tRNA(Sec) selenium transferase, which produces MPDPRRATPRTDQVLADERLVVAAGRLGPGLVKQAVARAQEQCRAGDVAPEDVADVAVASLPESASSLRRVLNATGVVVHTNLGRAPLSEAAVEAVRTAAGATDVELDLATGRRGRRGRRALDALGAAVPDAGGVHVVNNGAAALALVTRVLARGDDGRDTVVIARGELVEIGDGFRIPELMESVGARLREVGTTNRVHLRDYTSAVDDTTAFVLKVHPSNFAVTGFASSVPARELAGITHAGRRVPLVVDIGSGLLAHHPRLPDEPDAAGALRAGADLVTASGDKLLGGPQAGLLLGEAGLVERLRRDPFARALRVDKLTLAALEATLAGPLPPVPAALGRSAGDLRARAQAVVAAWPADVVAALDAEVVDSAGAVGGGGAPGVELPSAAISLPERLAAPLRAGDPPVLGRTVRGRLLLDLLALDPADDATLADAVRRVAGADRP; this is translated from the coding sequence GTGCCGGATCCGCGGCGGGCCACGCCCCGCACCGACCAGGTGCTCGCCGACGAGCGCCTGGTCGTCGCCGCCGGGCGGCTGGGGCCCGGCCTGGTCAAGCAGGCGGTGGCCCGCGCGCAGGAGCAGTGCCGGGCGGGCGACGTCGCCCCCGAGGACGTCGCCGACGTCGCGGTGGCGTCGCTGCCCGAGTCGGCGTCGAGCCTGCGGCGGGTGCTCAACGCGACCGGGGTCGTCGTGCACACCAACCTCGGGCGCGCGCCGCTGTCGGAGGCGGCCGTCGAGGCGGTGCGCACCGCCGCCGGCGCCACCGACGTCGAGCTCGACCTCGCCACCGGGCGCCGCGGCCGCCGCGGACGCCGTGCGCTGGACGCCCTCGGCGCCGCCGTTCCCGACGCGGGCGGCGTGCACGTGGTCAACAACGGTGCGGCGGCCCTCGCCCTGGTCACCCGGGTGCTGGCGCGCGGCGACGACGGGCGCGACACCGTGGTGATCGCGCGCGGCGAGCTGGTCGAGATCGGCGACGGCTTCCGGATCCCCGAGCTGATGGAGTCGGTCGGAGCCCGGCTGCGCGAGGTCGGCACCACCAACCGCGTCCACCTGCGCGACTACACCTCGGCCGTGGACGACACGACCGCGTTCGTGCTCAAGGTGCACCCCTCCAACTTCGCGGTCACCGGGTTCGCCTCCTCGGTGCCGGCCCGCGAGCTCGCCGGGATCACCCACGCCGGACGCCGGGTCCCGCTCGTCGTCGACATCGGCTCGGGCCTGCTGGCGCACCACCCCCGGCTCCCCGACGAGCCCGACGCCGCCGGGGCGCTGCGCGCGGGCGCCGACCTCGTCACCGCGTCCGGCGACAAGCTCCTCGGCGGCCCGCAGGCCGGCCTGCTCCTCGGCGAGGCTGGCCTGGTCGAGCGGCTGCGGCGCGACCCGTTCGCCCGGGCCCTGCGCGTCGACAAGCTCACCCTGGCCGCGCTGGAGGCCACGCTCGCCGGTCCGCTGCCCCCCGTGCCGGCCGCCCTGGGCCGCTCGGCCGGCGACCTCCGGGCACGTGCGCAGGCGGTCGTCGCCGCCTGGCCCGCCGACGTGGTCGCCGCGCTCGATGCCGAGGTCGTCGACTCCGCCGGAGCCGTCGGCGGCGGCGGCGCGCCGGGCGTCGAGCTGCCGAGCGCGGCGATCTCGCTGCCCGAGCGCCTCGCGGCACCGCTGCGCGCCGGCGACCCGCCGGTGCTCGGCAGGACGGTGCGCGGGCGGCTGCTGCTCGACCTGCTCGCCCTCGACCCGGCCGACGACGCCACGCTCGCCGACGCCGTACGCCGCGTGGCGGGCGCGGACCGACCCTGA
- the selB gene encoding selenocysteine-specific translation elongation factor: MHVIATAGHVDHGKSTLVRALTGTDPDRLAEEQRRGLTIELGYAWTAWPGAGDVAFVDVPGHERFLTTMLAGVGPVPAALLVVAADDPWMPQSAEHLAALDALGVAHGVVAVTRSDLADPAPAMARAAGEVGRTSLIGAPVVAVSGRTGNGLDELRAALATMLARLPVPDPAADVRLWVDRRFTVRGAGTVVTGTLPAGTVRVGDTLSHGERTVRVRGVQALGRDAEAVSGTARVALNLTGDVGGIGRGTPLTTPAAWHHTEVVDVRLRGDDHDAGPPLSPQLHVGAADVAVRHRPLGDAADGIARLTLERPLPLRVGDRMVLRDPGRRALWRVDVLDPDPPRLRRRGASARRAAQLAGADGTPQLADELARRGLARRDRLRRIGVDPAAGDHLEAGPWLLSRALAATLAQRLPGLVEEHARAHPLDPDVPLTVLADRLRLPDPQLVAPLVRPPLQVVGGRVRSPGSGLPAAVAAAVDVVRGELATEPFAAPTADRLRELGLDDRALGAAERAGLLWRVAPGLVLLPGADRDAAARLARLEQPFTTSAARQELGTSRRVVLPLLDRLDRSGLTRRLADDRRQVAVPGVEG, encoded by the coding sequence ATGCACGTCATCGCCACGGCGGGTCACGTCGACCACGGCAAGTCCACCCTGGTGCGCGCGCTCACCGGCACCGACCCCGACCGGCTCGCCGAGGAGCAGCGGCGCGGGCTCACCATCGAGCTCGGCTACGCGTGGACGGCGTGGCCCGGCGCGGGCGACGTCGCGTTCGTCGACGTCCCGGGGCACGAGCGGTTCCTCACCACCATGCTCGCCGGCGTCGGCCCGGTCCCGGCCGCGCTGCTGGTGGTGGCGGCCGACGACCCCTGGATGCCGCAGTCGGCCGAGCACCTCGCCGCCCTCGACGCCCTCGGCGTCGCCCACGGCGTCGTCGCGGTCACCCGCAGCGACCTGGCCGACCCCGCGCCGGCCATGGCCCGCGCCGCCGGGGAGGTCGGGCGCACCAGCCTGATCGGGGCGCCGGTCGTGGCGGTCAGCGGTCGCACCGGCAACGGCCTCGACGAGCTCCGTGCCGCGCTCGCGACGATGCTGGCGCGGCTGCCCGTCCCGGACCCGGCGGCCGACGTACGTCTCTGGGTGGACCGGCGGTTCACCGTGCGGGGCGCCGGCACCGTGGTCACCGGCACCCTGCCCGCCGGCACCGTGCGGGTGGGCGACACGCTGTCCCACGGCGAGCGCACGGTGCGAGTCCGCGGGGTGCAGGCCCTCGGCCGCGACGCCGAGGCGGTCAGCGGCACCGCCCGGGTGGCGCTCAACCTCACCGGCGACGTCGGCGGCATCGGGCGCGGGACCCCGCTGACCACCCCGGCGGCGTGGCACCACACCGAGGTGGTCGACGTACGGCTCCGGGGCGACGACCACGACGCGGGCCCGCCGCTCTCGCCGCAGCTGCACGTCGGGGCGGCCGACGTCGCCGTGCGCCACCGCCCGCTCGGCGACGCCGCCGACGGCATCGCCCGGCTGACGCTCGAGCGGCCGCTGCCGCTGCGCGTCGGCGACCGGATGGTGCTGCGCGACCCCGGACGCCGAGCGCTGTGGCGCGTGGACGTGCTCGACCCCGACCCGCCGCGGTTGCGCCGGCGCGGCGCATCGGCACGACGTGCGGCGCAGCTCGCCGGCGCCGACGGCACCCCGCAGCTCGCCGACGAGCTCGCCCGCCGCGGCCTGGCCCGCCGCGACCGGCTGCGGCGCATCGGCGTCGACCCCGCCGCCGGCGACCACCTCGAGGCCGGGCCGTGGCTGCTCAGCCGCGCGCTCGCCGCCACCCTCGCCCAACGGCTGCCCGGGCTCGTGGAGGAGCATGCCCGCGCCCATCCGCTCGACCCCGACGTGCCGCTCACCGTGCTGGCCGACCGACTCCGCCTGCCCGACCCGCAGCTCGTCGCCCCGCTCGTACGCCCGCCGCTGCAGGTCGTCGGCGGGCGGGTCCGCTCCCCCGGGTCGGGACTCCCGGCGGCGGTGGCCGCGGCCGTCGACGTCGTACGCGGCGAGCTCGCGACCGAGCCCTTCGCCGCCCCGACGGCCGACCGGCTGCGCGAGCTCGGCCTCGACGACCGCGCCCTGGGTGCGGCCGAGCGCGCCGGCCTGCTGTGGCGGGTGGCACCGGGCCTGGTGCTGCTGCCCGGGGCCGACCGCGACGCGGCCGCCCGGCTCGCGCGGCTCGAGCAGCCCTTCACCACCAGCGCTGCGCGCCAGGAGCTGGGCACGTCGCGGCGGGTGGTGCTCCCGCTGCTCGACCGGCTCGACCGGTCCGGGCTGACCCGCAGGCTCGCCGACGACCGGCGCCAGGTCGCCGTCCCCGGGGTCGAGGGATGA
- the ppgK gene encoding polyphosphate--glucose phosphotransferase: MEHPFGIDFGGTGIKGAPVDLEVGDFAHDRVRIDTPRPATPQAVAAVFGQIIDNFDVSTRPVGVTVPGIVRRGVVHSAANIDKSWIGQDADAIFTEALGREVHVVNDADAAGLAESEYGAAKGRSGLVMVITLGTGIGSAMIWDGQLVPNSELGHLELGGAVAESTTATSAREREGLSWEEWGKRLTAYFRHVERLFSPDLFVIGGGVSKSWDKFGHLIEVDTEMVPATLQNRAGIVGAALVAHRLAGVED; this comes from the coding sequence ATGGAGCATCCCTTCGGCATCGACTTCGGCGGCACCGGCATCAAGGGCGCCCCGGTCGACCTCGAGGTCGGCGACTTCGCCCACGACCGGGTGCGCATCGACACCCCGCGGCCGGCCACCCCGCAGGCGGTCGCGGCGGTCTTCGGGCAGATCATCGACAACTTCGACGTCTCCACGCGGCCCGTGGGCGTGACGGTGCCGGGCATCGTGCGCCGCGGCGTGGTCCACTCGGCCGCCAACATCGACAAGTCGTGGATCGGCCAGGACGCCGACGCGATCTTCACCGAGGCCCTCGGTCGCGAGGTGCACGTGGTCAACGACGCCGACGCCGCCGGGCTCGCCGAGTCGGAGTACGGCGCCGCGAAGGGCCGAAGCGGGCTGGTCATGGTCATCACGCTCGGCACCGGCATCGGCTCGGCCATGATCTGGGACGGTCAGCTCGTGCCCAACTCCGAGCTCGGCCACCTCGAGCTCGGCGGGGCCGTGGCCGAGTCGACGACCGCCACCAGCGCCCGCGAGCGCGAGGGGCTGAGCTGGGAGGAGTGGGGGAAGCGGCTCACCGCCTACTTCCGCCACGTCGAGCGGCTCTTCTCCCCCGACCTCTTCGTGATCGGCGGCGGCGTGAGCAAGTCGTGGGACAAGTTCGGCCACCTCATCGAGGTCGACACCGAGATGGTCCCGGCCACGCTGCAGAACCGCGCCGGCATCGTGGGCGCCGCGCTGGTCGCACACCGCCTCGCCGGCGTCGAGGACTGA
- a CDS encoding MarR family transcriptional regulator produces the protein MTDAEAPPTTPRWIGRGNESARPATLMALRDLIAVGSRVNHVVSRRAGFSESELVALDHLSREQIGPAEVARRLEVSTAAATGIVDRLVSRGHVERRPHEGDRRRTELHITDSGRTEVIGHLMPMFRALDEHDSRFTDEEKAVVERYLRGATEAFERALEP, from the coding sequence GTGACGGACGCGGAGGCACCCCCCACGACGCCGCGCTGGATCGGCCGGGGCAACGAGAGCGCGCGTCCCGCGACCCTCATGGCCCTGCGCGACCTGATCGCGGTCGGCAGCCGGGTCAACCACGTCGTGTCGCGGCGTGCCGGGTTCAGCGAGTCGGAGCTGGTCGCGCTCGACCACCTCAGCCGCGAGCAGATCGGGCCCGCGGAGGTCGCGCGCCGGCTCGAGGTGTCGACCGCCGCGGCCACGGGCATCGTCGACCGGCTGGTCTCCCGCGGGCACGTCGAGCGTCGCCCCCACGAGGGCGACCGCAGGCGCACCGAGCTGCACATCACCGACTCCGGGCGCACGGAGGTGATCGGGCACCTGATGCCGATGTTCCGCGCCCTCGACGAGCACGACTCCCGGTTCACCGACGAGGAGAAGGCGGTCGTCGAGCGCTACCTGCGCGGCGCGACGGAGGCCTTCGAGCGGGCGCTCGAGCCCTGA
- a CDS encoding NAD-dependent malic enzyme, producing the protein MAATASSYSITMRLYTAADHSVVGSVATTIARNGGVVTAIDVAESRHDRLTVDVTCSASDATHSQEVVAAVAEVEGVRVHKVSDRTFLLHLGGKISVESKVPLRTRDDLSMAYTPGVGRVSMAIHDNPEDVRKLTIKGNSVAVVTDGSAVLGLGNIGPGAAMPVMEGKAALFKRFADIDAWPICLASQDTDEIVRAVEMIAPGFGGINLEDIAAPRCFEIEARLRESLDIPVFHDDQHGTAIVVLAALTNALRCVDKELADVRIVVSGGGAAGTAIVTLLLAAGARDVVVVDRAGALAAGDESLSASHAELAAATNPRRARGSLREVLVDADVFIGVSAPGILDPEWIPTMAPKPVVFALANPDPEVDPAEADRYAAVVASGRSDYPNQINNVLAFPGVFRGLLDAGADEVTTDMLLRAAQAIADTVSAEELHAAFIIPSVFHPDVTKRVASAISGREA; encoded by the coding sequence ATGGCAGCAACCGCGTCGTCGTACTCGATCACCATGCGGTTGTACACCGCAGCCGACCACAGTGTCGTCGGCTCCGTCGCCACCACGATCGCCCGCAACGGCGGGGTGGTCACCGCGATCGACGTCGCGGAGTCGCGCCACGACCGCCTCACCGTCGACGTGACCTGCTCGGCCTCCGACGCGACGCACTCCCAGGAGGTCGTCGCCGCGGTGGCCGAGGTGGAGGGCGTGCGGGTCCACAAGGTCAGCGACCGCACCTTCCTGCTGCACCTCGGCGGCAAGATCTCCGTCGAGTCCAAGGTGCCGCTGCGCACCCGCGACGACCTCTCGATGGCCTACACGCCCGGAGTGGGGCGGGTGTCGATGGCGATCCACGACAACCCCGAGGACGTCCGCAAGCTGACCATCAAGGGCAACTCGGTCGCGGTGGTCACCGACGGCTCCGCCGTCCTCGGCCTCGGCAACATCGGCCCCGGTGCGGCGATGCCGGTGATGGAGGGCAAGGCCGCGCTGTTCAAGCGCTTCGCCGACATCGACGCCTGGCCGATCTGCCTGGCCAGCCAGGACACCGACGAGATCGTGCGGGCCGTCGAGATGATCGCCCCCGGCTTCGGCGGCATCAACCTCGAGGACATCGCGGCGCCGCGCTGCTTCGAGATCGAGGCCCGGCTGCGGGAGTCGCTCGACATCCCGGTGTTCCACGACGACCAGCACGGCACCGCGATCGTCGTCCTCGCCGCGCTGACCAACGCGCTGCGCTGCGTGGACAAGGAGCTCGCCGACGTGCGGATCGTGGTGTCCGGCGGCGGGGCCGCGGGCACCGCCATCGTGACCCTGCTGCTCGCCGCCGGCGCGCGCGACGTGGTCGTGGTCGACCGCGCGGGTGCGCTCGCCGCCGGCGACGAGTCGCTGTCCGCGTCCCACGCCGAGCTGGCCGCGGCGACCAACCCCCGTCGCGCCCGCGGGTCGCTGCGCGAGGTCCTCGTCGACGCCGACGTCTTCATCGGCGTCTCCGCCCCGGGCATCCTCGACCCGGAGTGGATCCCGACGATGGCGCCCAAGCCGGTGGTCTTCGCGCTGGCCAACCCCGACCCGGAGGTCGACCCGGCCGAGGCCGACCGCTACGCCGCCGTCGTGGCGTCCGGCCGCTCCGACTACCCCAACCAGATCAACAACGTGCTGGCCTTCCCCGGCGTCTTCCGCGGCCTCCTCGACGCCGGCGCCGACGAGGTCACCACCGACATGCTGCTCCGCGCGGCCCAGGCCATCGCCGACACCGTCAGCGCCGAGGAGCTGCACGCGGCGTTCATCATCCCGAGCGTCTTCCACCCCGACGTCACCAAGCGCGTCGCCTCGGCGATCAGCGGCCGCGAGGCCTGA
- the selD gene encoding selenide, water dikinase SelD codes for MTQRASTSDPAIRLTQYASGGGCACKVPPGELERVLSGLGRGRASGDLLVGLDHGDDAAAVRIDPAPDGTGRAIIATADFFTPVVDDPYAFGRIAATNAMSDVWAMGGTPVVAVNLLGWPRDRIPFDVAAEVLRGGDDACTEAGAFLAGGHSVDDPEPKYGLAVTGLADPERLLRNDAAQPGMPLTLTKPLGLGVLNNRHKSTGEWFEEAVAVMTQLNRDASRAAVDAGLRAATDVTGFGLLGHLMKMMRASGTTAVIDAAAVPYVDGARASLADGYVPGGSRRNLDWVRPHLDASVDEDELVLLADAQTSGGLLVVGELPGHPVVGEVVAAGERAVVVR; via the coding sequence GTGACCCAGCGCGCGAGCACGTCCGACCCGGCAATCCGCCTCACCCAGTACGCCTCCGGCGGCGGCTGTGCGTGCAAGGTCCCGCCCGGCGAGCTCGAGCGGGTGCTCAGCGGGCTGGGCCGGGGCCGGGCCTCGGGCGACCTGCTGGTCGGTCTCGACCACGGCGACGACGCGGCCGCCGTGCGCATCGACCCCGCTCCCGACGGCACCGGGCGCGCGATCATCGCGACCGCCGACTTCTTCACCCCGGTCGTCGACGACCCCTACGCCTTCGGCCGCATCGCCGCGACCAACGCGATGTCCGACGTGTGGGCGATGGGCGGCACGCCCGTGGTCGCGGTCAACCTCCTCGGCTGGCCGCGCGACCGGATCCCGTTCGACGTGGCCGCGGAGGTGCTGCGCGGCGGTGACGACGCGTGCACCGAGGCGGGCGCGTTCCTGGCCGGCGGGCACAGCGTCGACGACCCGGAGCCGAAGTACGGGCTCGCCGTCACCGGTCTCGCCGACCCCGAGCGGCTGCTGCGCAACGACGCGGCGCAGCCGGGCATGCCGCTGACCCTGACCAAGCCGTTGGGCCTCGGCGTGCTCAACAACCGGCACAAGTCGACCGGCGAGTGGTTCGAGGAGGCCGTCGCGGTGATGACGCAGCTCAACCGCGACGCCAGCCGGGCCGCCGTCGACGCCGGCCTGCGGGCGGCGACCGACGTGACCGGCTTCGGCCTGCTGGGCCACCTGATGAAGATGATGCGCGCGAGCGGCACCACGGCCGTCATCGACGCGGCCGCCGTGCCCTACGTCGACGGGGCGCGCGCCTCGCTCGCCGACGGGTACGTCCCGGGCGGGAGCCGGCGCAACCTCGACTGGGTGCGGCCCCACCTCGACGCCTCGGTCGACGAGGACGAGCTGGTGCTGCTCGCCGACGCCCAGACGTCCGGCGGCCTCCTCGTGGTGGGCGAGCTTCCCGGGCACCCGGTGGTGGGCGAGGTCGTGGCCGCGGGCGAGCGCGCGGTGGTCGTGCGCTGA
- a CDS encoding MMPL family transporter, with product MTSHRPPALARAITGPRLAWLFALVPILMALAAIAFVPEGERDTTPVDQLPVGADSTYAVELEDQLPDDEGQVAIVLWTAESGELDRATQGELTKQAVALLSEAGGGEDAQGAPDGAQGGGQGGGQGGGQGGPDGTQGGTGGGPPGGDGEQSPVVVAEDGTAALLALPVSASSATDNIDSVEELREQLRADAPDGVEVQVTGPAGIQADIGQVFDGADIRLLAATAGVVAILLIITYRSPVLWVIPLTVVGVADRFAAIASTNVLEVAGFAWDESTVGILSVLVFGAGTDYALLLISRYRDELKTTDSRHLAMARALSRTFEAVLSSATTVVLGLLTLLLSAVPTTRGLGLACAVGVLIAATFALVVLPAALVLFGRWVFWPRVPHVGDEVLVDSRGFWFRVGRAVSRRPRTFVVATIAGLAVLATGTASITTGLDPADQFLQRPEAISAAERLGESFPAGTSDPVQVITRDEPDKVLAAVEEVDGVDSARITNDADGIARIDAVPDAAPGSDDTRDIVLTLRDTVADFDDTYVGGGDAEAIDASDYAASDRLLILPLILLLVLGALLLLLRSIVAPLLLVATVVATYAASMGASWWLFRTVFDFDAMDTGVPLLAFLFLVALGVDYNIFLVTRAREEAREHGTRTGMLRALTATGGVITSAGILLAAVFAVLGVLPLVVLAQLGAIICVGVLLDTLVVRTVLVPALALTLGDKFWWPRKVTA from the coding sequence GTGACCTCCCACCGCCCTCCTGCCCTCGCGCGGGCGATCACCGGGCCCAGGCTCGCCTGGCTGTTCGCCCTCGTCCCGATCCTGATGGCGCTGGCCGCGATCGCCTTCGTCCCCGAGGGCGAGCGCGACACCACCCCCGTCGACCAGCTCCCCGTCGGGGCCGACAGCACCTACGCCGTCGAGCTCGAGGACCAGCTGCCCGACGACGAGGGCCAGGTGGCCATCGTGCTGTGGACCGCGGAGTCCGGCGAGCTCGACCGCGCCACGCAGGGCGAGCTGACCAAGCAGGCGGTGGCGCTGCTGTCGGAGGCCGGCGGTGGTGAGGACGCCCAAGGCGCGCCCGACGGTGCCCAGGGCGGCGGCCAGGGCGGCGGCCAGGGCGGCGGCCAGGGTGGTCCCGACGGGACCCAGGGCGGGACCGGCGGCGGACCGCCCGGCGGCGACGGCGAGCAGTCGCCCGTCGTGGTCGCCGAGGACGGCACCGCGGCGCTCCTCGCCCTGCCCGTGTCCGCGAGCTCCGCCACCGACAACATCGACAGCGTCGAGGAGCTGCGCGAGCAGCTGCGCGCGGACGCCCCCGACGGCGTCGAGGTCCAGGTCACCGGCCCCGCGGGCATCCAGGCCGACATCGGTCAGGTCTTCGACGGCGCCGACATCCGGCTCCTGGCCGCGACGGCGGGCGTCGTCGCGATCCTGCTGATCATCACCTACCGCAGCCCCGTGCTCTGGGTGATCCCGCTGACCGTGGTCGGCGTCGCCGACCGCTTCGCCGCGATCGCGTCCACCAACGTGCTCGAGGTGGCGGGCTTCGCGTGGGACGAGTCCACGGTCGGCATCCTCAGCGTGCTCGTCTTCGGAGCCGGCACCGACTACGCCCTGCTGCTGATATCTCGCTACCGCGACGAGCTCAAGACCACCGACTCACGCCACCTGGCGATGGCGCGCGCGCTCAGCCGGACGTTCGAGGCCGTGCTCTCGAGCGCCACCACGGTCGTGCTCGGCCTGCTGACGCTGCTGCTGTCGGCCGTCCCCACCACCCGCGGCCTCGGCCTCGCGTGTGCGGTCGGCGTCCTGATCGCGGCGACGTTCGCCTTGGTGGTGCTGCCGGCGGCGCTGGTGCTGTTCGGCCGGTGGGTGTTCTGGCCGCGCGTCCCGCACGTGGGCGACGAGGTGCTGGTCGACTCCCGCGGCTTCTGGTTCCGCGTGGGCCGGGCCGTCTCGCGGCGCCCGCGCACCTTCGTCGTCGCCACCATCGCGGGCCTCGCGGTGCTGGCCACCGGCACGGCGTCCATCACCACGGGTCTCGACCCGGCCGACCAGTTCCTGCAGCGACCCGAGGCGATCTCGGCCGCCGAGCGGCTCGGCGAGTCGTTCCCGGCGGGCACGAGCGACCCGGTCCAGGTCATCACCCGCGACGAGCCCGACAAGGTGCTCGCGGCCGTCGAGGAGGTCGATGGTGTCGACTCCGCGCGCATCACCAACGACGCCGACGGGATCGCCCGCATCGACGCCGTCCCCGACGCCGCACCGGGCAGCGACGACACCCGCGACATCGTGCTCACGCTGCGCGACACGGTGGCCGACTTCGACGACACCTACGTGGGCGGCGGCGACGCCGAGGCCATCGACGCCAGCGACTACGCCGCGAGCGACCGGCTGCTCATCCTGCCGCTGATCCTGCTGCTGGTGCTGGGCGCGCTGCTCCTGCTGCTGCGCTCGATCGTGGCCCCGCTGCTGCTCGTCGCCACCGTCGTCGCGACCTACGCGGCCAGCATGGGTGCCTCGTGGTGGCTCTTCCGGACGGTGTTCGACTTCGACGCGATGGACACCGGGGTGCCACTCCTGGCGTTCCTGTTCCTCGTCGCGCTGGGCGTCGACTACAACATCTTCCTCGTCACCCGGGCCCGGGAGGAGGCGCGCGAGCACGGCACCCGCACCGGGATGCTGCGCGCGCTGACGGCCACCGGCGGCGTGATCACCAGCGCGGGCATCCTGCTCGCCGCGGTCTTCGCGGTGCTCGGCGTGCTGCCGCTGGTCGTGCTCGCCCAGCTCGGCGCGATCATCTGCGTCGGCGTGCTGCTCGACACCCTGGTCGTCCGCACCGTGCTGGTGCCCGCCCTCGCCCTCACCCTGGGCGACAAGTTCTGGTGGCCCCGCAAGGTGACCGCCTGA